Part of the Paenibacillus sp. FSL R7-0273 genome is shown below.
CAGCTCCTCCTGGCTGCCGTGCCCGGATACATGAAGCTCACTGCGTGATCCGTAGATGACTTTGGCACCCAGAATGTACAGGTTATCAATGATTCTGGATACATTACGTTCATTGCCGGGGATAGGATTGGCAGCGAGCAGGACGGTGTCTCCGGCGCTGATCTCCATCTGCCGGTTACTGGAATTGGCCAGCCGGGATAATGCCGCCATCGGCTCGCCCTGGCTGCCTGTGCACAGAACAGCAACCTCGTGTGGCGGCAGCTTGGCTGCTTCGGCTGTTTCAACCAGCATTCCCTCCGGAATATTCAAATAGCCCAGCTCCTGTGACACAGCTACTACGTTAACCATACTGCGGCCCAGCAGCGCAAGCTTGCGCCCGGTCAGATCAGCGGCATCCACGATCTGCTGCAGGCGGTGGACATTAGAGGCAAAGGTTGAGATGAAGATTCTTCGGTCCGCTTTTTGAAAGGCCTCTTCAAGGTGCTTCCCGACCAGCCTCTCAGACGGAGTGAACCCGGGCCGTTCAGCATTGGTGCTCTCGGACAGCAGAAACCGGACACCTTTTTTGCCGATATCAGCCATTCTATGTATGTCCGGATATTGGCGGTTAACCGGGGTCATATCAAATTTGAAGTCACCGGTATGCACGACCGTACCCTCAGGGGTATCAAATACGACACCGAGGCAGTCAGGAATGCTGTGATTGGTCTTGAAAAAGCTGGTTACGATAGAACCGAAGGTGATGACGGATTCCGAGTCAATCCGGTGTAAGTCCGCCTGGCGAAGCAAGCCGTGCTCCTTAAGCTTACTTTCAATCAGCCCCAGCGTGAGGCTGGTGGCATAGAGCGGTAGATTCAGCTGCTTTAGCAGGTAAGGAATGCCGCCGATATGATCCTCGTGACCGTGGGTAACGACCAGTGCTTTTACCTTGTCAGCATTGGCCAGCAGGTAAGAGATGTCCGGAATGATCAGGTCTATGCCAAGCAGGCTCTCGTCCGGAAATTTGGAGCCACAGTCAATTACAACGATATCCTCACCGTATTGCAGAAAATACATATTCTTGCCGATCTCCGTTACACCGCCCAATGCGCCTATCCATAGCCGGTTTTCTGGCATTAACTTAGACCTCCCTGATGATTGTTTATTAGTATTATGTTTAAGAGAATGAATAACTATCCGTAAAGATTGCTGTTCAGAACATTAGTTCTTATAATGAATAGTATTACAATGCAGCTGCAGAAGAGGTGTTTAGATGAAAAAGAGCATTATGGCTTATTGCCAGGGCAAGCACGGGGCGGTCAAGGAGTATCCCTTCGGTCCGGAACCGGAGGTTTATAAGGTGGGCGGTAAAATGTTTGCGTTTATTTATGAGGGGGCTGAGGATGCGTGCCGGATCAATCTGAAGTGCGACCCGGTCATTGCCGGGAATCTGCGGGAGCAGCTTGAATCTGTCAAGCCGGGCTATCATATGAACAAAAAGCACTGGAATACCGTCATTGTGGACGGCTCCCTGTCACTGGCTGAGATTTATGATATGATCGACCATTCGTATAGTCTTGTGGTCAGCAAGCTTCCAAGAAGCCAGCGGGATCTGCTGCAGGAACAGCAATAATGGCTGGGGCCTCTGCCCGGGTGCTGAGTGAGGCTATCCGTATTCGTGTATATGTACATATACAGAAGGCGGATGACAGGAGGTCCAACAACAAGAGAGCCGAGGTGCATTCTAATGAAAAAAAGCTATGCTTTATCTTTGCTGGCAGTCCTGATGACAGCCGGATGTTCGTCTGCAGCAGACGAGCCGCTGCTATCATCACAGACCCAGCCGGCGGGTCACGGTCAGCAGCCCTCTGCGCAGCCTGTGGAGACAGCTGTACCTGAAACGGCGGAAGCTTCTGACGCAGCAGTTGCCGAACCGGAGGTAGTAGCCGCAAATCTTCAAGTGCCGTGGTCTATTGCCAAAGCGGGTGATATCCTGTATTTGACTGAACGGCCGGGAACTATTGTGAAAATAGAAGACGGGACCGTTGACCGGCAGGAGGTGCAGCTGGCTAAGGAGCTCGCGACCGCCTCTGAGGCGGGGCTGCTTGGACTGGTGCTTGATCCGGATTTTGCCGGCTCGGGACTGGCGTATGCCTATTACACCTATACCGACAGCTCGGGACAGTTCAACCGGATTGTGACGCTTAGACATGATAATGGAATCTGGAACGAGGAGGAGCTACTGCTCGATAAGCTTCCAAGCGGCTCAGTCCATCACGGGGGGAGACTTGCCCTTGGACCGGACGGCAAGCTGTATGCCACAGCAGGCGATGCCGGCGACAGGGATATTGCTCAGGACACCGGTTCATTAGGCGGCAAAATCCTGCGGCTGAATACCGACGGTTCGGTGCCGGAGGATAATCCATTTACGGATTCGTATGTCTACAGCTATGGGCACAGAAATGCCCAGGGACTTGTCTGGACCGGAGACGGCGTGCTGTATGCAAGTGAGCATGGCCAAAGCAGCCATGACGAGGTGAATGAGATAGAGGCCGGGCTGAATTATGGCTGGCCTGTGATAGAGGGCGATGAAGCGCGCGAAGGCATGGTCACTCCGCTATTTACCTCAGGCAGTGACCATACATGGGCGCCATCCGGGATGGCTTACTCAGAGGGTGTATTGTACACAGCGGCGTTGAGAGGAACCGCCATTCTGGCGTTCGACCTCGAAACGGGTGAGGAGCGTGAGGCCATAACCGGATACGGCCGGATCCGCGACGTGATGATTGACGGTGATATGCTCTATTTTGTCAGCAACAATACCGACGGGCGGGGCAATCCGCAGGACGGGGATGATAAGCTGTACCGCGTGCCGCTGCCGGCATTGTGAGTGGCTGGCTGAGCTGCTCGGGGTATGTGCGCTGTACTTAAATAACAGCCGCCCGGCTGTTCAGATAGCCCGAAAAACCAAGGTCATTTCATGGCCTTGGTTTCTTTTTGAATATAACATAAGCTGCACTCCTTTAACGAACATCGAGCCTATTCCTCCATCATCCCGCTTATATAGCTGTCTTTGAGTGACCTGTCAGCAGACGCCTTGTGCTGATCATAGGAGAGCTTATAGATGCAGGAGTAGATCACATTTAGTACATATTCAAAGGCCATCTGCGAGGAAAAGGTGCCGATCTTCGCATGCTTTACCTCATCTCCGGGCACATATATACAGGCTGTGCTGAGCTTCGCCAGCTCACTTTGATCAGAGGCGGTAATGGTGATAATGGGAATATTCTGCCCGGCGAGATGCCTGGCTGCTTTTAAATAAATCGGTGAATTCCCGTGATAGGTTAAAAAAACCGCACAATCCTCCTCCGTCAGGTTAACCGTGTGATAGGCCCATTCGTACAGCTCGGTGGCAATCACAACGTATTTATTGATTTTGATCAGCTTATTCTGCAGGCTTCTGGCCCGGATCTGTGAATCCCCCAGCGCATATATAAAAATCCGCTTCGCCTGATCCAGCATTTCTGCTGTCTGCGCCAGCACGGCATCCTCCATATACGCAAAGGTTTTGCTGATGGTCTCCTTCATTAAATCGGCGATTTCCCCGGCTACCTGGAGCGGCGGTTCCTCATGGCCAAAGGGATAATTGGGATCGACCGTGGACGGAAGCTGATTCTCCTGCTGAAATTCACGGGCAAGCTTCAGGCTGAACGCCTTGAATCCGGATAAGCCGAGCTTGTGTGTCAGGCGGGTGATCGCCGAGTGGGAGGTATAGGTGGCTTTTGCAAGCTCCTGAATGGTTAGCTGCAGCATATTTTCCTTGTGCAACAGGATATAGGCAGCGATGCTCTGTTCATTGGGTGTAAAATCCGGCATGTCCGATAATTGCTTCAGCAGCTTCAACAAAGATCACCTCATTAAACATTTTGTTCATTTCTGGACGGGCTGGATGCACCATTTTGGTCGTTTGTACCGCTTTGACCGCAGAAGCTCCACACCTGTACAAGTTCCTTTATAATAAACGAAAAAGAACCCAGGGGGAATCAACATGCTAACCATCGGCTACATTGGCAACGGAAAAAGCACCAACCGCTATCATCTGCCCTTTGCCCTGAACCGGGATCACCTGAAGGTAAAAACCATATATGCCCGCAATCCGCACAAAGCCGAGTGGGACAAGGTTCCCGGCGTGCTGTATACAGATGATCTGGCTGCAGTGATGAACGATCCGGACATTCAATTAATCGTTGTATGTACACATCTGGATACGCACTACGAATATGCCAAAATGGCGCTGGACCACGGCAAGCATGTGCTGGTCGAGAAGCCGTTCATGATGAGTGCAGAGGATGCGAGGTCTATTTTTGAGTATGCCCGTGACAAGAAGCTGGTTATCCAGTGTTACCAGAACCGGCGGTATGATTCCGATTTTCTTACTGCGAAGCAGGTTATGGAGTCCGGCAAGCTGGGTGAGCTCCTTGAAGTTGAGATGAATTACGACTACTATCGCCCGCAGACGCCGGAGTCGGTTACCAGTTTCTCCAAATACAGCAGCTTCTTATACGGGCATGGCGTTCACACGGTAGATCAGGTCGTTTCAGCCTTCGGAACACCGGACCGGGTGCAGTATGATGTACGGCAGCTGCTCGGCACAGGCAGAATGAATGATTATTTCGATCTGGATTTCTACTACTCCTCGCTTAAGGTTTCGGTCAAATCGAGCTTTTTCCGTCTCAAGCCGCGTCCGAGCTTTGTTGTGTACGGTAAGAAGGGAGTGTTCGTCAAGCAGACGATTGACCGCCAGGAGGAGCATCTGAAGCAGTTTTATCTGCCAAAAGGGCATGACGACTTCGGGTTAGATACGCCGGAGCATTATGGAACGCTGACCTATCTGGATGATGAGGGCCATTATCACGAGGAAAAAGTAGTGTCGGCAAAAGGCGATTACGCCCGGCTCTATGATGATATTTATGAGACGATTGTAGGCGGCGCTGAAAAGTCAATCTCTGATGATGAAACCATTGCCGTCATGGAGCTGCTTGAGCAGGGGATTGAGGGGTGCAGCTGAGATGAAGCTTGGAATTGCAGGAGCGGGGAATATCGTTCTGGATCTGCTCAGTTTTGTGCAGGATATACCCGGGATCAGGCTGGAGGCCATTTGCTCGAAGCCGGAGCATGAGGACAAATTATTAGCGCTGCAAAAGAAACACGGTATCTCACGGATCTATCACAGCTATAGCGGTATGCTGGCGGATGACGGGGTGGACACTGTCTATATTGGACTCCCGAACCATCTTCATTACACCTATGCTAAAGAAGCACTGCTGAATGGCAAGCATGTGATCTGTGAAAAGCCGTTTACCTCCAATCTGGAAGAATTTCTGGAGCTTGAGCAGCTTGCCCTGCGCAGCGGGCTGATTCTGCTTGAAGCGATCTCCAACCAATACCTGGGCAGCTACCTGTTAATGAAGGAATATCTGCCCAAGCTGGGTACGGTCAAAATAGTAGAATGCAATTACTCCCAATATTCCTCAAGATACGATGCCTTCCGGGCTGGAGAGGTGCTGCCGGCGTTTAACCCGGGCATGTCCGGCGGAGCGCTGATGGATATTAATATTTACAATATACACTTCGTGGTCGGCTGCTTCGGCAGCCCGAAAAAGGTTCAATACTCCGCCAATATGGACCGCGGGATTGATACCTCAGGAGTCCTGCTGCTAGATTACGGCGAATTCAAATGTGTCTGTATAGGAGCTAAG
Proteins encoded:
- a CDS encoding ribonuclease J, with amino-acid sequence MPENRLWIGALGGVTEIGKNMYFLQYGEDIVVIDCGSKFPDESLLGIDLIIPDISYLLANADKVKALVVTHGHEDHIGGIPYLLKQLNLPLYATSLTLGLIESKLKEHGLLRQADLHRIDSESVITFGSIVTSFFKTNHSIPDCLGVVFDTPEGTVVHTGDFKFDMTPVNRQYPDIHRMADIGKKGVRFLLSESTNAERPGFTPSERLVGKHLEEAFQKADRRIFISTFASNVHRLQQIVDAADLTGRKLALLGRSMVNVVAVSQELGYLNIPEGMLVETAEAAKLPPHEVAVLCTGSQGEPMAALSRLANSSNRQMEISAGDTVLLAANPIPGNERNVSRIIDNLYILGAKVIYGSRSELHVSGHGSQEELKLMLTLMKPEYFIPIHGEYRMLHHHRLLAEAVGVDGDKIFLLKNGELVESKNGTVRQAGRVPAGQIYVDGLGIGDIGNVVLRDRRQLSADGILITVITISQSEGRLLNEPDTISRGFIYVRNSEKLMEEINQLVTATLDKLNLADLGQWSIIKQTLKEALGKFLYEKTKRRPMILPIIIEV
- a CDS encoding MmcQ/YjbR family DNA-binding protein; the protein is MKKSIMAYCQGKHGAVKEYPFGPEPEVYKVGGKMFAFIYEGAEDACRINLKCDPVIAGNLREQLESVKPGYHMNKKHWNTVIVDGSLSLAEIYDMIDHSYSLVVSKLPRSQRDLLQEQQ
- a CDS encoding PQQ-dependent sugar dehydrogenase; the protein is MKKSYALSLLAVLMTAGCSSAADEPLLSSQTQPAGHGQQPSAQPVETAVPETAEASDAAVAEPEVVAANLQVPWSIAKAGDILYLTERPGTIVKIEDGTVDRQEVQLAKELATASEAGLLGLVLDPDFAGSGLAYAYYTYTDSSGQFNRIVTLRHDNGIWNEEELLLDKLPSGSVHHGGRLALGPDGKLYATAGDAGDRDIAQDTGSLGGKILRLNTDGSVPEDNPFTDSYVYSYGHRNAQGLVWTGDGVLYASEHGQSSHDEVNEIEAGLNYGWPVIEGDEAREGMVTPLFTSGSDHTWAPSGMAYSEGVLYTAALRGTAILAFDLETGEEREAITGYGRIRDVMIDGDMLYFVSNNTDGRGNPQDGDDKLYRVPLPAL
- a CDS encoding MurR/RpiR family transcriptional regulator, with the translated sequence MKLLKQLSDMPDFTPNEQSIAAYILLHKENMLQLTIQELAKATYTSHSAITRLTHKLGLSGFKAFSLKLAREFQQENQLPSTVDPNYPFGHEEPPLQVAGEIADLMKETISKTFAYMEDAVLAQTAEMLDQAKRIFIYALGDSQIRARSLQNKLIKINKYVVIATELYEWAYHTVNLTEEDCAVFLTYHGNSPIYLKAARHLAGQNIPIITITASDQSELAKLSTACIYVPGDEVKHAKIGTFSSQMAFEYVLNVIYSCIYKLSYDQHKASADRSLKDSYISGMMEE
- a CDS encoding Gfo/Idh/MocA family oxidoreductase, producing MLTIGYIGNGKSTNRYHLPFALNRDHLKVKTIYARNPHKAEWDKVPGVLYTDDLAAVMNDPDIQLIVVCTHLDTHYEYAKMALDHGKHVLVEKPFMMSAEDARSIFEYARDKKLVIQCYQNRRYDSDFLTAKQVMESGKLGELLEVEMNYDYYRPQTPESVTSFSKYSSFLYGHGVHTVDQVVSAFGTPDRVQYDVRQLLGTGRMNDYFDLDFYYSSLKVSVKSSFFRLKPRPSFVVYGKKGVFVKQTIDRQEEHLKQFYLPKGHDDFGLDTPEHYGTLTYLDDEGHYHEEKVVSAKGDYARLYDDIYETIVGGAEKSISDDETIAVMELLEQGIEGCS
- a CDS encoding Gfo/Idh/MocA family protein → MKLGIAGAGNIVLDLLSFVQDIPGIRLEAICSKPEHEDKLLALQKKHGISRIYHSYSGMLADDGVDTVYIGLPNHLHYTYAKEALLNGKHVICEKPFTSNLEEFLELEQLALRSGLILLEAISNQYLGSYLLMKEYLPKLGTVKIVECNYSQYSSRYDAFRAGEVLPAFNPGMSGGALMDINIYNIHFVVGCFGSPKKVQYSANMDRGIDTSGVLLLDYGEFKCVCIGAKDSTARNAVNIQGTDGYIHLSGSANSVDGFEYAANRQQPVKVSRKNHEHRMYDEFMAFEAMIQGNDRASANRMLEHSRRVMQVVEQAKLSAGLVFGSDQHK